The Miscanthus floridulus cultivar M001 chromosome 17, ASM1932011v1, whole genome shotgun sequence genome has a window encoding:
- the LOC136516994 gene encoding LOW QUALITY PROTEIN: transcriptional repressor ILP1-like (The sequence of the model RefSeq protein was modified relative to this genomic sequence to represent the inferred CDS: inserted 1 base in 1 codon) — MSSNRKNFRRRADDDEDANGDGGSHSKPSTATSTKTKSLTVPKPKSPPRRQGASRLSFADDEXEDDAEEGPFAQRRRPPTASVRPARTASPAAGALHRLTPARDRIRSSPAPAVAAVSAPKPSNFQSHAGEYTPERLRELQKNARPLPGSLLRSQPQTPATEPRSQKLAGTPASSTPATTTAAATETVVILKGLVKPMSEASIGPRIPKHDKEEDKSEEEEEGDEEDEGPVIPDRATIEAIRAKRQQRQQPRHAAPDYISLDGGGVLSSRGGGGESSDEDDNETRDRIAMYTDKPSDGPRSTKSVFGGISNRGPATGLGALSDGSRKVDDGRDDDDDDEEERRWEEEQFRKGLGRRMDDASTQRSANGVPAAMQVQPQPFGYPVGSHYQPSLSGVVPAASVFASGTAEFLSIAQQADVANKALQDNIRKLRETHKTTVSALVKTDTHLNEALSEISSLESGLQDAEKRFVYMQELRDYISVMCDFLNDKAFLIEELEEHIQKLHENRALAISERRAADLADESGVIEAAVNAAVSILSKGSSSAYLSAASNAAQAAAAAARESSNLPPELDEFGRDINMQKRMDLKRREENRRRRKTQSETKRLASAVKNKGIEKIEGELSTDESDSESTAYVSSRDEFLKAADHVFSDAKEEYSSLRTVKDKFEGWKSQYPSAYRNAHVALSAPSVFTPFVRLELLKWDPLHETTDFFDMNWHKVLFNYGMQDNESPSGSNDSDVVPVLVEKVVLPILHHRIKHCWDVLSTQRTRNAVDASRMVIGYLPTSSKDLHQLLASVRSRLTEAVADLSVPAWGSMVTRTVPGASQYAAYRFGVAIRLLKNVCLWKDILAEHVVEKLALDELLRGKILPHMKSIILDVHDAITRAERIATSLSEVWPKQSQKLQPFVDLVVELGNKLERRRTSGISEEETRGLARRLKNILVSLNEYDKARAILKTFQLREAL, encoded by the exons ATGAGTAGCAACCGCAAAAACTTCCGACGCCGCGCGGATGACGACGAGGACGCCAACGGCGACGGCGGAAGCCACTCCAAgccctccaccgccacctccacaaAGACGAAAAGCCTAACGGTGCCCAAGCCCAAGTCGCCGCCGAGGCGTCAGGGGGCGAGCCGCCTCAGCTTCGCGGACGACG GCGAGGACGACGCCGAGGAGGGCCCCTtcgcgcagcgccgccgccccccGACGGCCTCGGTGCGCCCGGCGCGCACGGCGTCCCCGGCCGCGGGAGCGCTCCACCGCCTCACGCCCGCCAGGGACCGGATCAGGAGCTCGCCGGCGCCTGCCGTCGCTGCTGTGTCGGCGCCTAAGCCGTCCAACTTCCAGTCCCATGCTGGGGAGTACACACCAGAGCGCCTCCGGGAGCTCCAGAAGAATGCGCGCCCGCTCCCTGGGAGCCTCTTGCGTTCCCAACCACAGACTCCGGCGACTGAGCCCCGGTCACAAAAATTGGCTGGTACCCCTGCAAGTTCCACTCCAGCTACCACCACCGCAGCTGCAACAGAAACTGTGGTTATTCTTAAAGGTTTGGTGAAACCTATGTCTGAGGCCAGCATTGGGCCAAGGATACCGAAGCACGACAAGGAGGAAGATAAAtctgaagaagaggaggaaggagatgaaGAGGATGAAGGGCCAGTGATACCTGACCGTGCAACCATTGAAGCCATCAGGGCAAAGCGACAGCAGCGACAGCAGCCAAGGCATGCAGCGCCAGATTATATCTCTCTTGATGGTGGCGGTGTGCTGAGCAGCCGGGGTGGTGGTGGTGAGTCAAGTGATGAGGATGACAATGAGACAAGGGATCGGATTGCAATGTACACTGACAAGCCAAGTGATGGCCCGAGGAGCACAAAAAGTGTATTTGGTGGGATCAGTAACAGGGGTCCTGCCACCGGTTTGGGGGCTCTCAGTGATGGCAGCAGGAAGGTTGATGATGGtagagatgatgatgacgacgatgaagaAGAGAGGAGATGGGAGGAAGAGCAATTCAGGAAGGGGCTTGGTAGGAGGATGGACGATGCTTCTACTCAGAGATCAGCAAATGGGGTACCAGCTGCTATGCAGGTTCAACCACAGCCATTTGGATACCCAGTGGGTTCCCATTACCAGCCCTCCCTTAGCGGTGTTGTGCCTGCGGCATCAGTTTTTGCATCTGGAACTGCAGAGTTCTTGTCCATCGCTCAGCAAGCGGATGTTGCAAACAAAGCCCTGCAAGACAACATCCGAAAGCTTAGGGAGACTCACAAGACAACAGTCAGTGCTTTAGTTAAGACCGACACACATCTTAATGAAGCTCTTTCAGAGATATCAAGCCTGGAGAGTGGCTTGCAGGATGCAGAAAAGAGGTTTGTCTATATGCAGGAGCTTCGTGATTATATTTCCGTGATGTGTGATTTCTTGAATGACAAGGCGTTTTTAATAGAGGAGTTGGAGGAACACATACAGAAATTGCATGAAAATCGAGCTTTGGCTATCTCTGAGAGGCGCGCGGCTGACCTAGCTGATGAATCAGGTGTGATCGAAGCTGCTGTAAATGCTGCAGTATCTATTCTTAGCAAAGGATCAAGCTCAGCTTACCTGTCTGCTGCGTCAAATGCTGCccaagcagcagctgctgctgctaggGAAAGTTCCAACCTCCCACCTGAGTTGGATGAGTTTGGCAGAGATATCAACATGCAGAAGCGTATGGACCTTAAGCGCAGGGAAGAGAACAGAAGACGAAGGAAAACCCAGTCAGAGACCAAGAGATTGGCATCTGCAGTGAAGAATAAGGGCATTGAGAAGATTGAAGGAGAGCTAAGCACTGATGAAAGTGACAGTGAGAGCACTGCTTATGTTTCCAGCCGGGATGAGTTTCTTAAGGCTGCTGACCATGTGTTCAGTGATGCTAAAGAGGAATACTCGAGCCTTAGAACTGTCAAGGACAAGTTTGAAGGGTGGAAATCTCAGTACCCCTCTGCATACCGAAATGCTCATGTAGCCCTGAGTGCACCATCTGTGTTCACCCCTTTTGTGAGACTGGAGCTCTTGAAGTGGGATCCCCTCCATGAAACAACCGATTTCTTCGACATGAATTGGCACAAGGTTCTTTTTAACTATGGTATGCAAGATAATGAGAGTCCTTCAGGTTCTAATGATTCGGATGTAGTTCCAGTCTTAGTAGAAAAGGTGGTTCTCCCTATTTTGCACCACCGTATTAAGCACTGCTGGGATGTATTGAGTACCCAAAGGACTAGAAATGCTGTGGATGCTAGTAGGATGGTGATCGGTTATTTACCAACCTCAAGCAAGGATTTGCACCAATTACTGGCTTCTGTGAGAAGCCGTCTAACCGAGGCCGTTGCTGATCTTTCAGTACCAGCCTGGGGATCAATGGTGACGAGGACTGTTCCAGGTGCCTCTCAATATGCTGCGTATAGGTTTGGTGTTGCTATACGTCTCCTTAAGAATGTTTGCCTGTGGAAAGACATCCTTGCGGAGCATGTTGTTGAGAAGCTTGCTTTAGATGAATTACTGAGAGGGAAGATTCTTCCTCATATGAAGAGTATCATCCTGGATGTTCATGATGCAATCACTAGGGCTGAGCGAATAGCTACCTCACTTTCAGAAGTTTGGCCTAAACAAAGTCAAAAGCTGCAGCCTTTTGTAGATCTAGTGGTTGAGTTGGGAAACAAGTTGGAGAGGAGACGCACGTCAGGCATAAGTGAGGAAGAGACACGTGGTCTAGCTCGTCGATTGAAAAACATATTGGTCAGTCTTAATGAGTATGATAAAGCTAGAGCTATTTTGAAGACGTTTCAGCTCAGAGAAGCCCTTTAG